A stretch of the Sulfuricurvum sp. genome encodes the following:
- the pepN gene encoding aminopeptidase N, protein MQDHKTIYFKDYQPSAYTVETCSLEFIIENSSTRVENIMEIKRCDPDSKELKLDGEMLDLELIWVDDVLYTEEMYIKTEEALTLPLDCDSARIRIINRIYPDQNTALEGLYRSGGIWCTQNEPEGFRRITYFIDRPDVMAKFTTKIIANKETCPVLLSNGNLRGTATLDNGKHLALWEDPIPKPCYLFALVAGDLGSITDTFTTMNGKKVDLAIYCDKGNENKCHHAMRSLKKSMEWDEYTYGREYDLEVYNIVAVDSFNMGAMENKGLNIFNSHYVLADEETATDTDFMGIESVIAHEYFHNWTGNRITCRNWFELTLKEGLTVFRDQTFSADMNSELTQRIDDVRALRERQFVEDAGPTAHPIKPDHYMEINNFYTATVYEKGAEVIRMMYTVLGRERFRRAMDRYFENFDGQAVGTEDFLWAMESESPVDLTPFKRWYSQERTPTLKITSEYHPDSAILVLHIIQSVPKNTRHQEQLPYAFPLTIGLLSESGENFDLITSDCILLNKTTLWITDQVSEITFSAIPTHPRLSLNRHFSAPVIIECDQLDYPFLMAHDSDGFVRYEAANRFGIEILESMMSGGEVDERYIESYGEILVDDSIDPMLKAQLLELPTITTLMQRQEVIDVNAIAEAQERLKQILAKRYFDRLKSDIQALYEPTNAGIDGRSMGKRALKNRLLGILMSLNDPAVSIMCQDHYYEAHSMTERIAALDLLENYAPNDVGEALNDFYTRYKDETLVMNKYFAVCASSRREGTLTRVQALQNDPAYDPKVPNLVRALIGSFARNPVAFYDGSGEGFKFVADKVIEIDALNPQIASGLAGAFKNYGKLSALQKAQMQTQLERIKNHPNLSNNVFEIITKILKV, encoded by the coding sequence ATGCAAGATCATAAAACGATTTATTTTAAAGATTATCAACCCAGCGCATATACGGTTGAGACCTGTTCGCTTGAATTTATTATCGAAAACAGCTCGACCCGGGTTGAGAACATTATGGAGATCAAACGATGTGATCCCGATTCAAAAGAGTTGAAACTGGATGGTGAGATGCTGGATTTGGAACTCATCTGGGTGGATGACGTTCTCTATACCGAAGAGATGTACATAAAAACCGAAGAGGCTTTGACCCTTCCGCTCGATTGCGACAGTGCCCGTATCCGCATCATCAACCGTATCTATCCGGATCAAAACACCGCATTAGAGGGATTGTACCGTTCCGGCGGTATTTGGTGCACGCAAAACGAACCGGAAGGGTTCCGCCGCATCACCTATTTTATCGACCGTCCCGACGTAATGGCAAAATTTACCACGAAAATCATTGCCAACAAAGAAACGTGTCCCGTTTTGCTCAGCAACGGGAATTTGCGCGGAACGGCAACATTGGACAACGGCAAACATTTGGCGCTTTGGGAAGATCCGATCCCAAAACCGTGCTATTTGTTTGCCCTGGTCGCAGGAGATTTAGGCTCTATTACGGATACCTTTACAACGATGAACGGTAAAAAAGTCGATTTGGCAATCTATTGTGACAAGGGCAATGAAAACAAATGTCATCATGCGATGCGCAGTTTGAAAAAGTCGATGGAGTGGGATGAATACACCTATGGACGCGAATACGATCTCGAGGTCTATAATATTGTGGCTGTGGACAGTTTCAACATGGGGGCGATGGAGAACAAAGGGCTTAATATTTTTAATTCCCATTATGTCCTCGCCGATGAAGAGACGGCAACGGACACCGATTTTATGGGAATCGAGAGTGTCATTGCACATGAGTATTTTCACAACTGGACCGGTAACCGTATTACTTGCCGAAACTGGTTTGAACTCACACTGAAAGAGGGGTTGACCGTATTTAGAGATCAGACTTTCAGTGCCGATATGAACTCAGAGCTCACGCAGCGTATTGATGACGTTCGTGCACTTCGAGAACGCCAGTTTGTCGAAGATGCGGGACCGACCGCCCATCCGATCAAGCCGGACCATTATATGGAGATCAATAACTTCTATACCGCTACCGTTTATGAGAAGGGTGCGGAAGTGATTCGGATGATGTATACCGTTTTGGGTCGGGAACGTTTCCGTCGCGCGATGGACCGATATTTCGAGAACTTTGACGGTCAAGCGGTGGGGACGGAAGATTTCCTATGGGCAATGGAGTCAGAGAGCCCGGTCGATTTGACGCCGTTTAAACGGTGGTACTCTCAGGAACGTACCCCGACATTGAAAATTACAAGCGAATATCATCCTGACTCGGCGATATTGGTATTACATATTATCCAAAGCGTTCCGAAAAATACACGTCATCAAGAACAGCTTCCGTATGCATTTCCGTTGACGATCGGACTTTTGTCCGAGTCTGGCGAAAATTTTGATCTGATTACGTCCGATTGTATTTTATTGAACAAGACAACGTTATGGATTACCGATCAGGTTAGTGAGATCACATTCAGTGCGATTCCAACACATCCTCGTCTCTCGTTAAACCGCCATTTCAGTGCTCCGGTGATTATCGAGTGCGATCAACTTGATTATCCTTTTTTGATGGCACATGATTCGGATGGATTCGTTCGTTATGAAGCGGCGAATCGGTTCGGTATCGAAATATTGGAGTCGATGATGTCGGGTGGTGAGGTGGATGAACGATACATTGAGAGCTACGGCGAGATTTTGGTCGATGATTCGATTGATCCGATGTTGAAAGCGCAGCTTCTTGAACTTCCGACCATTACAACCCTCATGCAGCGTCAGGAGGTTATTGACGTCAATGCCATCGCCGAAGCGCAAGAGCGCCTAAAGCAAATATTGGCAAAACGTTATTTTGATCGATTAAAGAGTGATATTCAAGCGCTGTATGAACCTACAAACGCCGGTATTGACGGACGCAGTATGGGCAAACGTGCTTTGAAGAACCGTTTGCTCGGAATATTGATGAGTTTAAACGATCCGGCAGTGAGCATAATGTGTCAGGACCATTATTATGAGGCCCATTCTATGACGGAACGTATTGCAGCATTGGATCTGCTGGAAAACTATGCTCCCAATGATGTTGGAGAAGCGTTAAATGATTTTTATACTCGCTATAAAGATGAAACGCTGGTTATGAACAAATACTTTGCGGTATGCGCATCGTCTCGTCGTGAGGGGACGCTTACACGCGTTCAGGCATTGCAAAATGATCCGGCGTACGATCCCAAAGTACCTAATCTTGTCCGCGCGTTGATCGGTTCGTTTGCCCGAAATCCGGTTGCTTTTTATGATGGCAGCGGAGAAGGATTTAAATTTGTAGCGGACAAAGTGATCGAGATTGATGCTTTGAACCCGCAAATCGCTTCGGGCCTGGCAGGTGCGTTTAAAAATTACGGGAAACTCTCTGCACTGCAAAAAGCGCAGATGCAGACGCAATTAGAGCGGATTAAAAATCATCCTAACCTTTCGAATAATGTATTCGAGATTATTACAAAAATTCTAAAAGTATAA
- a CDS encoding c-type cytochrome, whose translation MHHKKLTLAFLTSTLMMTLGMTSSLASEKGATLFEEKCAACHLKQRPAYEEMKNLIAPPIMGVMTHVKDAKANKEEAVTFIVDYIFDPSHAKAVCMKQSIQRFGLMPSQKGSLSKEEATVIAEYLYKNYGY comes from the coding sequence ATGCATCACAAAAAACTTACATTAGCGTTTTTAACTTCAACCCTTATGATGACTCTTGGGATGACTTCCTCGTTGGCCTCTGAAAAAGGCGCAACCCTATTCGAGGAAAAATGTGCCGCATGTCATCTCAAACAAAGACCGGCTTACGAAGAGATGAAAAACTTGATTGCACCACCGATCATGGGGGTTATGACCCACGTAAAAGATGCCAAAGCAAACAAAGAAGAGGCAGTCACTTTCATTGTCGATTATATCTTTGATCCGTCGCACGCAAAAGCCGTATGCATGAAACAATCGATCCAACGTTTCGGGCTCATGCCCTCACAAAAAGGGAGCCTAAGCAAAGAAGAAGCTACCGTTATAGCTGAATATCTTTATAAAAATTATGGCTATTAA